The following is a genomic window from Hymenobacter monticola.
CTCGGGCAGGGCCAGCACCTGCTTCAGGGTCAGGGTGTCGGCACCGGTGTCGTAGGCATAAAGCTGAAGCGGCCGGCCGGCGCGCTGCAGGCTGTCCTGGGCCAGGCGCAGGCCGGCGTAGAGGTCGGTTACAAACTGGTTTTTGCGCACCGTCTGCCAGCTGGGGTCGCTGAGTTCGAAGGGCAGCAGCACGGCCACGTTGTAGCTGCTTTTCTTGGCAACGGTGCGCGGGCGTGGCGTGTAGCGGCTGCGGTCGAGGCTGAATTTGGTGATGAGGTCGTTGAGCTGGCCCTGGTCGGCCTCGGTGTAGGCACCGCCGAACACCAGGCGGTCGGCATAGGCGCGGCCCAGGGTGGCGTCGTCGGGGTAGCGGCGCAGGTTGCGCAGCCAGGTGTTGCGCTCCTTGATGCGCGGCAGGTAGGTGGCCTTCATGGCCTCGCGCTCGGGCCCAAACTTGCCGGCGGGCAGCAGTGACAAGGTTTTCAGGGCCGTGTCGTAGTCTTCCTGCTCGAAGGAAACCTGGCCTTGCAGCAGCAGCGCGTCGGGCAGGTTGGGGTAAGTGGGGTACTCGGTGCGCAGCAGGTTAAGCAGCTGCTCGGCCTCGGGCCACTGCTTGAGGCGGGCGGCAGCCACGGCGGCCAGGTAGGCGGCATCGGCCCCGCGAGCGAAGCGGGCGGTGGGCTGGGCCAGCGGCTCCAGCTGGGCCAGGGCAGCGGCGTAATTGCCCTGGTCGAGCTGGGCTTTGGCGGTGCGGTAGCGCGCGGCCGGGTCGGCGGCGGGGGCAGCGGGACGCGGGGCGGCGGGGCGGGGTTTGGCCGGCGTCTGGGCCAGGGCGGGTGCGCTCAGCAGCAGGCCGGCCACCAGCCACTTAAAGGAAGTATGCCGCGTAAAAGGAAATAACATCAAGCCAGGGAAAGCGCTTTCTTACAGGGAAAGCAACGCAAAATTAGCCACAAAAGCGGGCGTCCGGCCCGATGCAGCACCGCGGCCTATACGCAACCCCGGGCCCGGGGCGTTATCTTTCCTCTCCTAACCCTTGCCGCCTGCCGTGTTGCTCACCTCCGCCCTCCCCCTCTCGCGCACCCGCCTCACGCTCATGTTCGTGCTGGCCGCCTCGCTCACGCTCAGCTTCCTGCTGGTAGTGGGCCGCGTGGTCATGACGGGGCACCTCACTTTCCTGTTCCTGCTCTGGAATCTGTTCCTGGCCGTTATACCATTCGCTTTGAGCACTTTGCTGGGCATTTCCAAGGGCCCGCTGCAAACGCGCATGCTGGTGCCGGTTGGCGCGGCGTGGCTGCTCTTTTTCCCCAACGCGCCCTACATCCTCACCGACCTGTTCCACCTAGACTCGCGCCCCGGTGTGCCGCTGTGGTACGATTTGGCCCTCATTCTGACCTGCGCCTGGAACGGTCTGATGCTGGCCTACGCCTCGCTGTCGGACATGCAGCGTCTGGTGCAGGAGCGGCTGGGCTTCTGGGCGGGCTGGGGGTTTGCCACGGTAGCGCTGCTGCTCAGCAGCTTCGGCATCTACCTGGGCCGCTATCTGCGCTTCAACTCCTGGGACGTGCTAACCAACCCGCTCACGCTGTTCTACGACATCGTGAACCGCATTCTGCACCCCTTCTCCTTTCCGGGTACCTGGGGCGTGACGTTGGTTTTCGGGCTGTTCTTGCTGGTGGGCTACGGCACGGTGCGGCTGCTGGGCCGGGCGCAGGCCGAATCATAGCTTCTTAAAATGGGAGAAAAGCGGGTCTTTATGAGCCATTCTAATACCTGACCCATCTTTTCTGACAATTACTGCCCGTCCAGGCAAATCAGATTGACGCTGCCTTGAAGTCAAGCCTTCCGGTTTTACTCGCGTTGACAAAAAGCCAACATCCCAGTTGTCCTCATCTTCACTCAGGCAAAATGCTTTAGGATGAAGGGTGTTATGTCTTCGAGAAAGCATCACATCCAGCTTTTTCTCAAGGCCATCGAACAGCTCATAACTCAATTTGGACTTATCTGCAGGCGTTGATGTGTAGCCGTTTTCTTTGATGAACTCCTCCGCCTGAATTATCGCCTGTGCTTTAGTCACACCATTCTGT
Proteins encoded in this region:
- a CDS encoding ABC transporter substrate-binding protein, producing the protein MLFPFTRHTSFKWLVAGLLLSAPALAQTPAKPRPAAPRPAAPAADPAARYRTAKAQLDQGNYAAALAQLEPLAQPTARFARGADAAYLAAVAAARLKQWPEAEQLLNLLRTEYPTYPNLPDALLLQGQVSFEQEDYDTALKTLSLLPAGKFGPEREAMKATYLPRIKERNTWLRNLRRYPDDATLGRAYADRLVFGGAYTEADQGQLNDLITKFSLDRSRYTPRPRTVAKKSSYNVAVLLPFELSDPSWQTVRKNQFVTDLYAGLRLAQDSLQRAGRPLQLYAYDTGADTLTLKQVLALPELAGMDLLIGPIYKSGAKLLGRYAREHQIVCVNPLSQDGDLVVDNPWHYLFSPSTATQGRVAAQFALTSFGGGKPGVLLHEDSKDDAAFANNYKTEYETQGGRIGLLRRFNPDVDESLSTAFAALDLPNASHLMVFSDNRRLGPYTFTQWQQQPAATRVPLLAPGSWLDNPRLDVSQLGAPGVYFIQPKYYDEQGPGFRRFRQLYLQKQHLPPSLFASQGFELLMYFGTALFQYGPAFQTSLSSAGLTSGAIFDGINYANGAHDNQVVPIVKLSNLELQVLR
- a CDS encoding DUF1361 domain-containing protein, with the protein product MLLTSALPLSRTRLTLMFVLAASLTLSFLLVVGRVVMTGHLTFLFLLWNLFLAVIPFALSTLLGISKGPLQTRMLVPVGAAWLLFFPNAPYILTDLFHLDSRPGVPLWYDLALILTCAWNGLMLAYASLSDMQRLVQERLGFWAGWGFATVALLLSSFGIYLGRYLRFNSWDVLTNPLTLFYDIVNRILHPFSFPGTWGVTLVFGLFLLVGYGTVRLLGRAQAES